One Paenibacillus riograndensis SBR5 DNA segment encodes these proteins:
- a CDS encoding RNA polymerase sigma factor → MTDRNVGTDSSSPRPNSKDKGPPDEEAAMLLRFRQGEREAFEWLVRKYRQPAVHFAHHLTGDYHLAEDLAQDCFAHLLVYPEKYDFRASFKTYLYTLLRHKCIDAWRKSRRTLPGEAGGRNESGRMSPEDHPDDGQMSGRYISPYALDDPARLAIVREEDREWHRRMRMLKPDYRLAVYLVDIAQLSYEEASSIMQRSTVSFRVLLHRARKKLRQIYEGEEWDCEIQRTGASISR, encoded by the coding sequence CCCCAGACCTAACAGCAAAGACAAGGGCCCGCCGGATGAGGAAGCGGCAATGCTGCTCCGTTTCAGGCAGGGAGAGCGGGAGGCATTTGAATGGCTGGTCCGGAAATACCGCCAGCCTGCCGTGCATTTTGCGCACCATCTGACCGGGGATTATCATCTGGCTGAAGACCTGGCACAGGATTGCTTCGCTCATCTGCTTGTCTATCCGGAAAAGTACGATTTTCGCGCATCATTTAAGACCTATCTGTATACGCTCCTCCGGCATAAGTGCATTGACGCTTGGCGCAAAAGCAGGCGGACCCTGCCGGGCGAAGCAGGGGGCCGGAACGAATCCGGGCGGATGTCTCCGGAAGATCACCCGGATGATGGACAAATGAGCGGAAGATACATATCGCCTTACGCTTTGGATGATCCCGCGCGGCTGGCCATCGTGCGCGAGGAGGACCGGGAATGGCACCGCCGCATGCGGATGCTGAAGCCGGATTACCGGCTGGCCGTTTATCTTGTGGATATTGCGCAGCTGTCTTATGAGGAAGCATCTTCTATTATGCAGCGAAGTACGGTGAGCTTTAGAGTTCTGCTGCACCGTGCCCGTAAGAAACTCAGGCAGATTTATGAAGGAGAGGAGTGGGATTGTGAAATCCAGCGAACAGGAGCAAGCATTTCTCGATGA
- a CDS encoding ABC transporter ATP-binding protein yields MELIIDHLTKTYGGKQALNNVSFRVGEGIHGLLGPNGAGKTTLMRLLATLLEPTSGQVEIGGISLTDKSQIRRIVGYLPQEFAFYPGMSVLEAMDYLALLSGVKGRAERKRRIDHLLELVNLTEQRRTRVKALSGGMKRRLGVAQAMIHEPKLLIVDEPTAGLDPEERIRFRRLLSKFAEGRIVLLSTHVVEDVESTCEQMTVLHKGSLRYHGRIGDLTAAAAGRVWTAELDRAEWSRDSERFPVLSAVPEGAGMRVRVLSDEQPYPGAQQAVPSIEDAYLYLMRREEAFV; encoded by the coding sequence ATGGAATTAATCATTGATCATTTGACGAAAACCTACGGAGGCAAGCAGGCATTGAATAATGTCAGCTTCCGGGTAGGTGAAGGGATACATGGACTGCTGGGTCCGAACGGAGCAGGAAAAACCACGCTGATGCGTCTTCTTGCAACCTTGCTTGAGCCGACCTCCGGCCAAGTGGAGATTGGCGGCATCTCTCTGACGGACAAGTCTCAGATTAGACGGATTGTCGGATATTTGCCGCAGGAATTTGCTTTTTATCCGGGGATGTCGGTGCTGGAGGCGATGGATTATCTGGCTCTTTTGTCCGGTGTGAAAGGCCGTGCCGAGCGCAAGCGGAGAATAGACCATTTGCTGGAGCTTGTCAATCTGACTGAACAGCGCCGTACCAGGGTAAAGGCGCTGTCCGGCGGAATGAAGCGCCGGCTTGGCGTTGCCCAGGCGATGATTCATGAGCCAAAGCTGCTGATTGTTGATGAGCCGACGGCCGGGCTTGATCCGGAGGAGCGGATACGGTTCCGGCGGCTGCTCAGCAAATTCGCCGAGGGCAGAATCGTCCTGTTGTCCACGCATGTTGTTGAGGATGTGGAATCGACCTGCGAACAGATGACAGTGCTGCATAAAGGGAGCCTGCGCTATCACGGCAGAATCGGTGACTTGACGGCCGCCGCTGCCGGACGCGTCTGGACGGCGGAGCTTGACCGTGCCGAGTGGAGCCGGGACAGCGAAAGGTTCCCGGTGCTGTCTGCTGTGCCGGAAGGGGCCGGCATGCGTGTCCGCGTATTGTCTGATGAGCAGCCTTATCCGGGAGCGCAGCAGGCCGTGCCGTCGATTGAGGATGCTTACCTGTACCTGATGCGCAGGGAGGAAGCCTTCGTATGA
- a CDS encoding ABC transporter permease, producing MISLIGKEMRMTLRSLVFYIFIIVACFFYFTSYATSETWGELGPPAAGTPQNMGTAEHPMYGWKQPGNAFELAKRMRTEIGWDLNSGTTTKYKIGFLVENKLDGEEKGVLSDAIAKLDVILQDPDKYTLDDVYKISDELNTQLGGNTMYKRGVGDFGFPIESYDEAVKAQKVTLDLYRDKVEAGELLPGAARYFCDYLSLPAGIFPVFLSAFLLLRDRSSRMSELIYSRRVSPWAYVFSKFIALGVMLSLVFLVLSVVGGWKTVEILGLDGQTGEAAAIFLGYTAWWLLPTIWASVAFGMFGSMLFRLGIVPIALQVIWWFISVLPLMGSYGLYRLLIRFNSPDDYVLYKDWADEIALNRSFYLILAVALAAGAAWLWERHRSRLDSAGALSRKRSKKKIKTATEAA from the coding sequence ATGATATCACTCATAGGCAAAGAAATGCGCATGACACTGCGCAGCCTCGTTTTTTATATATTTATCATCGTGGCCTGTTTTTTTTATTTCACTTCTTATGCCACCAGCGAAACCTGGGGAGAGCTTGGACCTCCCGCCGCTGGTACACCGCAAAATATGGGAACGGCAGAACATCCGATGTACGGCTGGAAGCAGCCGGGGAATGCCTTTGAACTGGCAAAACGGATGCGGACGGAGATAGGCTGGGATCTTAATAGCGGGACAACAACCAAGTACAAAATCGGCTTTTTAGTGGAAAACAAACTTGACGGGGAAGAGAAGGGGGTCCTTTCCGACGCCATAGCTAAATTGGATGTGATCCTGCAGGACCCGGACAAATATACCCTCGATGATGTATATAAGATTTCCGATGAATTGAATACCCAGTTGGGCGGCAACACCATGTACAAGCGGGGAGTTGGAGATTTCGGATTTCCTATTGAGTCCTATGATGAGGCTGTAAAAGCGCAGAAAGTGACGCTTGATCTTTATCGTGACAAGGTGGAGGCGGGAGAACTTCTGCCCGGGGCGGCAAGGTATTTCTGTGATTATCTGTCGCTGCCCGCAGGTATCTTCCCGGTATTTCTGTCGGCCTTTCTGCTGCTGCGCGACCGTTCCAGCCGAATGAGCGAGCTAATCTACAGCCGCCGGGTTTCCCCCTGGGCTTATGTCTTCTCGAAGTTTATCGCACTGGGTGTGATGCTTTCCCTTGTCTTCCTCGTTCTGTCTGTCGTTGGCGGCTGGAAAACAGTAGAGATATTAGGATTGGACGGACAGACTGGAGAGGCGGCTGCAATCTTTCTAGGCTATACGGCCTGGTGGCTTCTGCCGACGATATGGGCTTCCGTTGCCTTCGGCATGTTTGGCTCCATGTTGTTCCGCCTGGGGATTGTGCCTATTGCCCTTCAAGTCATCTGGTGGTTTATTTCTGTGCTGCCGCTTATGGGTTCTTACGGGTTGTACCGGCTGCTGATCCGCTTTAATTCACCAGACGATTATGTTTTATACAAGGATTGGGCGGATGAAATTGCGTTGAACCGCAGCTTTTATCTTATACTCGCTGTAGCGCTGGCAGCAGGTGCCGCCTGGCTCTGGGAGAGGCACCGCAGCCGGTTGGATTCAGCGGGAGCTCTTAGCAGGAAACGCTCCAAAAAGAAAATCAAGACCGCAACGGAGGCTGCCTGA
- a CDS encoding PAS domain-containing hybrid sensor histidine kinase/response regulator: MTETLFKHLYLRSSIGFAVVSTKDGTMIMANPALCSMFGYTEEEMMKLRYLDIALPEDEPTADHELIMKYLLQSPGAAVDKEKRFVRKDGSIIWIALHIFLTFDEATGAPVHLIAEMTEITSRKLAENKIEEDRLLYNLITQNTPDMISFADADGTVRYVSPSVEKLLGYSMDEVIGRKRPDFYHEEDAIEMKQHGKMYSDSDVFTQRARHRDGHYLWLENSFQVMRNSKGGVEKVLTIARDITERKKYENLLATAQELGNIGSWEWDSLNERMTVSKQLRSIFDLCQDSGTATHSQIDYVQLLARVVPEDMAPLQAELSKTLKSGVNGQSVFRIENDKGERKFIYTHWEVVLDTAGKTLQINGIVQDITERYRMEEQLRESERNYRLISENSLDFISRNATDNEATYLYASPVCLPMLGYTPEEMEGSSGMRYVHPEDMDKVRAYLQETMEGKKLEPIMFRFLCKDGSYLWTETTLRHISSGPGGTAEMVCVTRNISERKQYELKQLESENLYKSLFEYNPSAISAMDLNGHIQSLNASLQQLTGYSYDSLLHASHTEIIDPDELGMAEQRFELAAKGLPQIFESRLIHREGYSVEVSVIYVPIMVNSQVVGVFSITSNITEHKRHLQQIEKLSYEHALILNSVSEGIFGMNLQGETMFINPAASTMLGYEPGELAGNIKLHTVEQRWLDAEPYAGGRWAQPDSLSGQLSSEDKEGVFWRQDGSSFLVKYRMSPLFDNGERKGAVVVFRDITEEKAIVRAKESAEQADRAKSEFLAIMSHELRTPMNGIMGMADLLAGTELDEEQQYYTEIINKSSESLLHILNEVLDFSKIEAGMMTLELQTVDLSQVIRNVMELFYPKALEKGLLLDSKLDPDLPLLVVTDEIRLRQILVNLIGNAVKFTEEGEIHVTAGLQSIDETGDLVIRFTVKDTGIGIPQGSQGLLFQSFSQLHPSINRKYGGTGLGLAISKKLVELLGGMIGVESNEGEGAEFFFTIHVFLPLSEPAYQQIPIAGMENGNGKEAPDRTSSEGEYGPLSILVAEDHPVNLQLLQAYLKKRGYYADVALNGEMAVEMVRSRPYDLVFMDIQMPQMDGIEATSIIRHEMGLSPVIVAATAFARKEDKELCLRAGMQDFISKPISPAEVDRVLREWSAHILR, translated from the coding sequence TTGACCGAGACACTCTTTAAGCATCTGTATTTGCGGTCCTCTATAGGGTTCGCAGTAGTCTCCACAAAAGACGGTACCATGATTATGGCGAATCCTGCTCTTTGCAGCATGTTCGGCTATACGGAAGAGGAAATGATGAAGCTCCGTTACCTGGATATCGCATTGCCGGAGGATGAGCCTACTGCCGATCATGAGCTTATTATGAAATATTTACTGCAAAGCCCCGGAGCGGCTGTAGATAAAGAGAAACGATTCGTGCGCAAGGACGGCAGTATCATCTGGATTGCACTACATATTTTTTTAACATTCGATGAAGCTACTGGCGCCCCTGTTCATCTGATTGCCGAGATGACGGAAATTACCAGCCGCAAGTTAGCCGAGAACAAGATAGAAGAGGACCGTCTGCTCTATAATCTGATTACGCAAAATACGCCGGATATGATCTCCTTTGCCGATGCAGACGGAACAGTACGGTATGTATCTCCGTCTGTTGAGAAGCTGCTGGGTTACTCCATGGATGAGGTAATCGGCAGGAAAAGGCCTGATTTCTACCATGAAGAAGATGCGATAGAAATGAAACAGCACGGGAAGATGTATTCCGACAGTGATGTCTTTACCCAGCGGGCCCGGCATAGAGACGGACATTATCTCTGGCTCGAAAATTCGTTTCAGGTTATGCGTAACAGCAAGGGCGGCGTGGAGAAGGTTCTGACCATTGCCCGCGACATTACGGAACGCAAGAAATATGAGAATTTACTTGCAACTGCGCAGGAATTGGGGAACATCGGTTCATGGGAATGGGATTCCCTGAATGAGCGAATGACCGTCTCGAAGCAGCTGCGCTCCATTTTTGATCTGTGTCAGGACAGCGGTACGGCCACCCACAGCCAGATCGATTATGTGCAGCTGCTGGCCCGCGTGGTTCCCGAGGATATGGCTCCGCTTCAGGCCGAACTGAGCAAAACCTTGAAGTCCGGGGTCAACGGCCAATCGGTATTCAGAATTGAAAATGACAAAGGTGAGCGCAAGTTCATCTATACCCATTGGGAAGTAGTGCTGGATACAGCCGGAAAAACCCTGCAAATCAACGGCATAGTGCAGGATATCACCGAACGTTACCGGATGGAGGAGCAGCTGCGCGAGAGCGAGCGGAATTACCGGCTAATCTCGGAGAATTCCCTGGATTTTATCTCCCGGAATGCGACAGACAACGAAGCTACTTACTTGTATGCATCTCCGGTCTGCCTGCCGATGCTCGGCTATACCCCGGAAGAAATGGAAGGCTCAAGCGGCATGCGGTATGTTCATCCGGAGGATATGGATAAAGTACGTGCGTATTTGCAGGAAACCATGGAGGGCAAAAAGCTGGAGCCGATTATGTTCCGGTTTTTGTGCAAGGATGGCTCTTACCTCTGGACAGAAACGACGCTCCGCCATATCAGCTCAGGGCCGGGAGGAACGGCGGAAATGGTCTGTGTCACCCGCAATATCTCTGAGCGCAAGCAATATGAGTTGAAGCAGCTGGAGAGCGAGAACCTCTATAAATCCCTGTTCGAATATAATCCTTCGGCGATCAGCGCCATGGATTTGAACGGGCATATCCAATCGCTGAATGCCAGTCTGCAGCAATTAACGGGTTATTCGTATGATAGCCTGCTGCATGCCAGCCACACTGAGATTATTGATCCGGATGAACTGGGAATGGCTGAGCAGCGTTTTGAGCTGGCTGCGAAGGGGCTCCCCCAGATCTTTGAAAGCAGGCTGATCCACCGGGAGGGCTATTCCGTTGAAGTCAGCGTGATCTATGTGCCGATTATGGTGAACAGCCAAGTCGTCGGTGTATTCAGTATTACCAGTAACATTACGGAACACAAACGTCATCTCCAGCAGATAGAGAAACTCAGTTATGAGCATGCCCTGATTCTGAATTCAGTCTCAGAAGGCATCTTTGGCATGAATCTGCAGGGGGAAACGATGTTTATTAATCCGGCTGCATCGACGATGCTGGGATATGAGCCCGGTGAACTGGCCGGGAACATTAAGCTGCATACCGTGGAACAAAGATGGCTGGACGCCGAGCCGTATGCCGGCGGGCGGTGGGCGCAGCCGGATTCCTTGTCGGGCCAGCTTTCTTCCGAGGACAAGGAAGGCGTATTCTGGAGACAGGACGGCTCCAGCTTTCTGGTTAAATACCGGATGTCTCCATTATTTGATAATGGTGAGCGGAAGGGGGCGGTTGTCGTCTTCCGGGACATTACCGAAGAGAAGGCCATTGTGCGGGCAAAAGAGTCTGCGGAGCAGGCGGACCGGGCCAAGTCTGAATTCCTGGCAATTATGAGCCATGAGCTGCGCACGCCGATGAACGGGATTATGGGCATGGCGGATCTTTTGGCCGGAACCGAGCTTGATGAAGAACAGCAATACTACACAGAAATCATCAACAAAAGCAGTGAGTCCCTGCTGCATATTCTGAACGAGGTGCTGGACTTCAGCAAGATTGAAGCCGGCATGATGACGCTGGAGCTGCAGACGGTGGACCTGTCCCAGGTGATCCGGAATGTCATGGAGCTGTTTTATCCGAAAGCGCTGGAGAAAGGTCTGCTTCTGGATAGCAAGCTGGACCCTGATCTGCCGCTGCTTGTGGTGACGGATGAGATCCGCCTGCGGCAGATTCTGGTGAATCTCATCGGCAATGCGGTGAAATTCACCGAGGAAGGTGAAATTCACGTTACAGCGGGGCTGCAATCGATCGACGAGACCGGAGATCTGGTTATAAGATTTACGGTAAAAGATACCGGAATCGGCATTCCCCAGGGAAGCCAGGGACTGCTGTTTCAGTCCTTTTCCCAGCTGCATCCTTCAATTAACCGCAAGTATGGCGGTACGGGCCTGGGGCTGGCGATCAGCAAAAAGCTGGTTGAACTGCTGGGCGGGATGATTGGTGTGGAAAGCAATGAAGGGGAAGGGGCAGAGTTTTTCTTCACCATCCATGTTTTTCTGCCTTTGTCGGAACCTGCCTATCAGCAAATTCCTATTGCCGGCATGGAGAACGGAAATGGAAAAGAGGCGCCGGACAGAACGTCTTCCGAAGGCGAATACGGCCCGCTGTCCATTCTGGTTGCCGAAGATCATCCGGTGAATCTCCAATTGCTTCAGGCGTATCTCAAAAAGCGCGGCTACTATGCTGATGTGGCCTTAAACGGGGAAATGGCCGTAGAAATGGTGCGCTCGCGTCCATATGATCTGGTGTTCATGGATATCCAAATGCCGCAGATGGACGGGATCGAAGCGACAAGTATAATACGCCACGAGATGGGGCTGTCGCCTGTTATTGTTGCAGCAACGGCTTTTGCGCGCAAGGAGGACAAGGAGCTGTGTCTCAGAGCAGGCATGCAGGACTTCATCTCCAAGCCGATTTCACCAGCTGAGGTGGACCGGGTGCTAAGAGAGTGGTCGGCCCATATCCTCAGATAA
- a CDS encoding DUF6954 family protein, with translation MLITFFGLGPVLFADGSARERVLTLIVVLLIYTAVILAFRLILKRMRRR, from the coding sequence ATGCTGATAACATTTTTTGGCCTCGGTCCGGTGCTGTTCGCCGACGGTTCAGCGAGAGAGCGGGTGCTTACACTAATTGTGGTGCTCCTGATTTACACGGCGGTCATACTGGCGTTCCGGCTCATCTTGAAGCGGATGCGCAGGCGTTGA
- a CDS encoding NusG domain II-containing protein yields MILILVVLLVAGSLYGIKAYKDHNEHYAQGELQAVITVDGKEYKTVSLTKEEQTIDIQTKFGHNILKVYDYGIRMTYSDAPLPIALDMGFISRPKQQILCVPARLMVEVINPHRSINDDNELDAVIQP; encoded by the coding sequence ATGATTCTTATTCTTGTGGTGCTGCTGGTGGCAGGTTCCCTTTACGGAATCAAGGCTTACAAGGACCATAATGAACATTATGCACAAGGTGAATTGCAAGCAGTTATTACAGTGGACGGCAAGGAGTACAAGACGGTATCCTTGACCAAGGAAGAGCAAACGATCGATATCCAGACAAAATTTGGCCACAACATCCTAAAAGTATATGACTACGGAATTCGTATGACCTACTCGGATGCCCCGCTCCCGATTGCCCTCGATATGGGGTTTATCTCCAGACCCAAGCAGCAGATCCTCTGTGTTCCGGCGCGGCTGATGGTGGAAGTCATTAATCCCCACCGGTCTATCAATGACGATAATGAGCTGGATGCGGTTATTCAGCCTTGA
- a CDS encoding TIGR03943 family putative permease subunit, translating into MNDSRSIRIHYGFRALLLLLFALYIGHLVQQDALHYYVAPKLARWIRLCPVPLSLMALSLGIQALFGKSARLCDCEHRLPRSGLNSVMLYGLFLFPLLLGFLLPDRSLGSAAAAKKGISLSYIADEAAEHVKFNAASPYLEEFAELAGKLHAQPVIEVYPEIFSETLGAIDLYKQQFEGKSITVTGFLYRESGKSIKPVYAVSRFLVQCCTADATPLGILLDPRTQISLPADTWIEVRGKLQLSSYMGKQVMEITPESINPVPQPSTPYVYTNADSVAAWAEIRQSGIKAE; encoded by the coding sequence ATGAATGATTCCCGGAGCATCCGGATTCACTATGGATTCAGGGCGCTGCTCCTGCTGCTCTTTGCGCTCTATATCGGGCACCTGGTCCAGCAGGATGCGCTGCATTATTATGTCGCCCCCAAGCTGGCCCGCTGGATTCGCCTCTGCCCGGTTCCGCTCTCGCTGATGGCGCTGAGTCTGGGAATTCAGGCTTTATTCGGCAAAAGCGCACGGCTCTGCGACTGCGAGCACCGCCTGCCGCGTTCCGGGCTGAACAGCGTTATGCTGTACGGCCTGTTTCTTTTCCCGCTGCTGCTCGGCTTCCTGCTCCCTGACCGTTCACTCGGCAGTGCGGCAGCCGCCAAAAAAGGCATCTCCCTATCCTACATTGCCGATGAAGCCGCTGAACATGTGAAGTTCAACGCCGCCAGCCCCTACCTTGAGGAGTTCGCTGAGCTGGCCGGGAAGCTGCATGCCCAGCCCGTCATCGAAGTGTATCCGGAGATTTTCTCCGAAACCTTGGGAGCCATCGACTTGTACAAACAGCAATTCGAGGGCAAATCCATTACGGTAACCGGCTTCCTGTACCGGGAGAGCGGAAAAAGCATTAAGCCTGTATATGCGGTTAGCCGCTTTCTGGTTCAATGCTGCACAGCGGACGCGACTCCGTTGGGCATTCTCCTGGACCCCCGAACGCAAATAAGCCTGCCCGCCGACACCTGGATTGAGGTGCGGGGCAAGCTTCAGCTGTCGTCTTATATGGGCAAACAAGTGATGGAAATTACGCCAGAAAGCATTAATCCTGTGCCACAGCCTTCCACCCCATACGTTTATACGAATGCCGACTCAGTGGCCGCCTGGGCTGAAATCCGGCAATCCGGGATCAAGGCTGAATAA
- a CDS encoding permease codes for MTLFSPLKTLPLLIPAAFLITACTLWLPGHPQVLNNAFTEAFKTGFIGILLEALPFVLLGALLSSLLRVFVPDEMISRWIPRRPLPAILCGCLLGILFPVCECGMIPLVRRLMHKGMPLYVAIVFILSGPILNPVVYGATLTAFRAHPELAYARMGLAFIVAAAIGFIVYATVRKTPLRLSIARESGEPHEQNTRGGKLAAVFVHTSDEFFEMGKYLIIGCLLTSGIQTFMDQGSLAAIGGKPLGSYLFMMGLSYVLSLCSTSDAFVASTFLHTFPSGSLLAFMVLGPMLDFKNSLMLLSLFKTRFALYLFFLIISAVFTGSVLASLLL; via the coding sequence TTGACCCTCTTTTCACCGCTCAAAACACTGCCGCTGCTGATCCCTGCCGCTTTTCTGATTACCGCCTGCACCCTCTGGCTTCCCGGTCACCCGCAGGTGCTGAACAATGCCTTCACCGAGGCCTTTAAAACCGGCTTCATCGGCATTCTGCTGGAGGCTTTGCCGTTTGTGCTTCTAGGCGCATTGCTCTCTTCGCTGCTTCGCGTATTCGTGCCGGATGAGATGATCTCCCGCTGGATTCCGCGGCGGCCGCTCCCGGCCATCCTGTGCGGCTGTCTGCTCGGCATCCTCTTCCCCGTATGTGAATGCGGGATGATTCCGCTGGTCCGCCGCCTGATGCACAAAGGCATGCCGCTGTATGTGGCAATCGTCTTCATACTCTCCGGTCCGATTCTGAATCCGGTCGTGTACGGGGCCACACTGACGGCCTTCCGCGCCCATCCGGAGCTGGCGTATGCCCGGATGGGACTTGCTTTTATTGTAGCTGCAGCTATCGGGTTTATCGTCTATGCCACCGTCCGCAAAACACCGCTCCGGCTCTCCATCGCCCGGGAAAGCGGGGAACCCCATGAACAGAATACGCGCGGGGGCAAGCTGGCGGCCGTTTTCGTGCATACATCGGACGAGTTTTTTGAAATGGGCAAATACCTGATTATCGGCTGTCTGCTTACCTCAGGCATCCAGACCTTTATGGACCAGGGCAGTCTGGCCGCCATTGGCGGGAAGCCGCTCGGCTCCTACCTGTTCATGATGGGACTTTCCTATGTACTCTCGCTTTGCTCCACCTCGGATGCTTTTGTAGCTTCTACTTTTCTGCATACTTTTCCCAGCGGCTCCCTGCTCGCCTTCATGGTGCTCGGACCGATGCTTGATTTCAAAAACTCGCTGATGCTGCTTTCTCTCTTCAAGACCAGATTTGCGCTTTATTTGTTTTTTCTGATTATCTCCGCCGTATTTACCGGTTCCGTTCTAGCCTCATTATTGCTATAA
- a CDS encoding CobW family GTP-binding protein codes for MKIPVIILGGFLGSGKTTLLLSLLKESKARGLTPGIVMNELGKKDVDGYILEEHAGANVEKLLDGCVCCSRKDELPRTLELLLARRPDVIYIELTGVADPEEIAKSLLVPALSGRLVLHYSITVLDAENALEYGSRFSADKQLVRTLRRQLSSADLIIVNKSDLVEPETLWRIEKMASRHNTDAEIVFTHYSKINLDPLLAGISPQEQRTPAAQRGSRELNGMALKRINSAAGGHGATAVQEPESAQQTSYSQVAAVTLTFPPGAADGIRQELLEGFFREWGDSLVRAKGHVRLAGRDGVQLVQYAGNRCNWEFSRYPGQPYVVFIGLNLDEKQLTDRWSALFYQP; via the coding sequence ATGAAGATACCGGTAATTATCCTTGGAGGTTTTCTGGGGAGCGGGAAAACAACACTGCTGCTGTCGCTGCTCAAGGAGAGCAAGGCCAGGGGGCTTACTCCCGGCATTGTGATGAATGAACTCGGCAAAAAGGATGTGGATGGCTACATTCTGGAGGAACATGCCGGTGCAAATGTGGAAAAGCTGCTGGACGGCTGCGTCTGCTGCAGCCGCAAGGATGAACTGCCAAGGACTCTGGAGCTGCTGCTCGCCCGGCGGCCGGATGTCATCTATATTGAGCTTACCGGGGTTGCCGATCCCGAGGAAATCGCGAAATCCCTTCTGGTGCCTGCGCTGAGCGGGCGGCTCGTGCTGCACTATTCCATTACCGTGCTGGATGCGGAAAACGCGCTGGAATACGGCAGCCGCTTCTCCGCCGACAAGCAGCTCGTGCGGACGCTGCGCCGGCAGCTTTCCAGCGCCGATCTGATCATCGTTAACAAAAGCGATCTGGTCGAGCCGGAAACCTTATGGCGCATTGAAAAAATGGCCAGCCGCCACAATACGGACGCCGAGATCGTATTCACACATTACAGTAAAATCAACCTCGACCCGCTGCTGGCGGGAATTTCGCCCCAAGAGCAGCGCACTCCGGCTGCGCAGCGCGGCAGCCGGGAATTAAACGGTATGGCGCTTAAGCGAATCAACAGTGCGGCTGGCGGACACGGGGCAACCGCGGTGCAGGAGCCGGAATCCGCGCAGCAGACCTCTTATTCGCAGGTGGCGGCTGTAACGCTGACGTTTCCGCCGGGAGCGGCAGACGGAATACGGCAGGAGCTGCTGGAGGGCTTTTTCAGGGAGTGGGGGGACAGCCTGGTAAGGGCCAAGGGGCATGTCCGGCTTGCGGGGCGGGACGGGGTCCAGCTGGTGCAATATGCCGGAAACCGCTGCAACTGGGAGTTTTCACGGTATCCCGGCCAGCCGTATGTGGTGTTCATCGGACTCAATCTGGATGAGAAGCAGCTGACCGACCGCTGGTCCGCCTTGTTCTATCAGCCTTGA
- the rpmG gene encoding 50S ribosomal protein L33, which yields MRVIVTLACTETGDRNYTTTKNKKNQPGRLEMKKYSPRLKRVTLHRETR from the coding sequence TTGAGAGTTATCGTGACCCTTGCCTGTACAGAAACCGGCGACCGCAATTACACCACCACCAAGAATAAGAAAAACCAGCCGGGACGCCTCGAGATGAAAAAATACAGTCCCCGCCTGAAACGGGTTACGCTGCACCGTGAGACCCGTTGA